The following are encoded together in the Culex pipiens pallens isolate TS chromosome 1, TS_CPP_V2, whole genome shotgun sequence genome:
- the LOC120418084 gene encoding cAMP-specific 3',5'-cyclic phosphodiesterase-like isoform X2, which yields MIVAVFVLFSLFRGLTHKRKSSSAAKSPPPSAAVAQVSGTGPLDRLQHHKNNGSVEGTNLNSSIEDLCVSLCQSESIYSSATSKIYDKRRQDSSSICSDIFNTDEGGGGGRSSVSEETRFTARKSLTRIRRCTSRTSLSRRRRTTGSFDVENGQGSRSPLEGGSPAAAAAAGLVLQNLPQRRESFLYRSDSDFEMSPKSMSRNSSIASERTDKFSRLKEVEAPTITSTERTHMEDLIVTPFAQILASLRSVRSNLYSLTNVTPPKSKRNNVQVTPIPKAHTPGDESYVKLALDTVDELDWCLDQLETVQTHRSVSDMASLKFKRMLNKELSHLSESSKSGNQISEYICSTFLDKQQEVDIPYSRDDTDVLNPASLNRSRSPRSMGERMSQISGFKRPLMHTNSFTSDRLPMYGVDTPHESQLGQVLNIVDTWGIDIFKIETLSNNRPLTCIAFAIFQDRDILNTLMIPSKVFLAFMTTLEDHYVKDNPFHNSLHAADVAQSTHVLLNTPALENVFTPLEICAALFAACIHDVDHPGLTNQFLINSSSELAIMYNDESVLENHHLAVAFKLLQNEECDILRNVQKKQRQTFRKMVIDMVLSTDMSKHMTLLADLKTMVETKKVAGSGVLLLDNYTDRIQVLENLVHCADLSNPTKPLPLYKKWVSLLMEEFFQQGDKERAAGMDISPMCDRHNATIEKSQVGFIDYIVHPLWETWGDLVHPDAQDILDTLEENRDYYQSLIPPSPPALDDPEEKIRFQMTLEEESASENDEPNREEKS from the exons ATGATTGTTGctgtatttgtattattttcacTGTTCCGCGGACTCACGCACAAGAGAAAATCCAGTTCCGCTGCCAAAAGCCCCCCACCGAGTGCTGCGGTAGCTCAAGTGTCCGGAACCGGACCATTGGACCGGCTCCAACACCACAAGAATAACGGTTCCGTTGAGGGCACTAATTTGAACTCGTCCATCGAGGACCTGTGCGTTTCACTTTGTCAAAGTGAGTCAATTTATTCGTCCGCGACCAGCAAAATCTACGACAAACGTCGCCAGGACTCGTCCTCGATATGTTCGGACATTTTCAACACGGACGAGGGAGGAGGTGGGGGCAGGTCTTCAGTGTCGGAGGAGACGAGATTCACCGCCCGCAAGAGCTTGACCCGAATTCGACGGTGCACGTCCAGAACGAGTCTGAGCCGGAGAAGACGCACGACCGGAAG CTTCGATGTCGAAAATGGCCAAGGTTCACGTTCACCGCTGGAAGGTGGATCACCAGCAGCCGCCGCTGCCGCCGGTTTGGTACTGCAGAATCTACCTCAACGAAGGGAATCTTTCCTGTATCGGTCCGATTCGGATTTCGAGATGTCGCCGAAGTCGATGTCTCGAAACTCCAGCATCGCCAGCGAAAG AACTGATAAATTTTCTAGACTCAAAGAAGTGGAGGCGCCAACGATCACTAGTACAGAAAGGAC ACATATGGAAGATCTCATCGTTACACCATTTGCGCAAATTCTGGCAAGCCTACGTTCGGTACGATCGAACCTCTACAGCTTGACAAATGTTACGCCGCCCAA ATCAAAACGAAACAATGTTCAAGTGACACCAATCCCGAAGGCACACACTCCCGGGGACGAGTCGTATGTGAAGCTGGCTTTGGATACGGTCGACGAGCTGGATTGGTGTCTGGATCAGCTCGAGACGGTGCAGACGCATCGCAGTGTTTCCGACATGGCATCCCTGAAG TTCAAACGGATGCTCAACAAAGAATTGTCACATCTTAGCGAATCAAGCAAATCCGGCAACCAAATCTCCGAGTATATTTGTTCAACGTTTTTAG ACAAACAGCAAGAGGTGGACATACCGTACAGCAGAGACGATACCGACGTGCTAAACCCTGCCTCTCTCAACCGGAGCCGGTCGCCGCGCAGCATGGGCGAGCGGATGTCGCAGATATCGGGCTTTAAGCGGCCACTGATGCACACCAACTCTTTCACCAGCGATCGTTTGCCAATGTACGGCGTGGACACGCCCCACGAGAGCCAGCTGGGACAGGTTCTCAACATTGTGGACACGTGGGGCATCGATATCTTCAAAATCGAAACTCTAAGCAACAATCGACCGCTGACCTGTATAGCTTTTGCTATCTTTCAG GACAGGGACATCTTGAACACTCTTATGATACCATCCAAAGTTTTTCTAGCGTTTATGACAACCTTAGAGGATCATTATGTTAAGGACAACCCATTTCACAACTCTCTGCACGCGGCGGATGTGGCCCAGAGCACGCACGTTCTGCTGAACACGCCGGCCCTGGAGAATGTTTTTACTCCGCTAGAGATCTGCGCAGCGCTGTTTGCTGCTTGTATCCACGATGTTGATCATCCTGGTTTAACCAATCAGTTTTTAATTAATTCGA GTTCAGAACTAGCAATTATGTACAATGACGAATCCGTACTAGAAAATCATCATTTAGCAGTTGCATTTAAACTCTTGCAAAATGAGGAGTGCGACATACTACGCAATGTACAGAA AAAGCAGCGtcaaacatttcgaaagatGGTTATTGATATGGTGCTATCAACGGACATGTCAAAGCATATGACCCTACTGGCTGATCTGAAAACGATGGTCGAAACTAAGAAAGTCGCCGGCTCTGGAGTGCTGCTGCTGGATAACTACACCGATAGGATACAG GTTTTGGAGAACTTGGTACACTGCGCCGATCTGAGCAATCCCACCAAACCGTTACCGTTGTACAAAAAATGGGTCTCACTGCTGATGGAGGAGTTTTTCCAGCAGGGCGACAAGGAGCGGGCAGCCGGCATGGACATCAGTCCGATGTGCGACCGCCACAATGCGACAATCGAGAAATCGCAGGTCGGCTTTATCGATTACATTGTGCACCCGCTGTGGGAAACCTGGGGAGACCTGGTGCATCCGGACGCCCAGGACATCCTGGACACGCTGGAGGAGA
- the LOC120418084 gene encoding cAMP-specific 3',5'-cyclic phosphodiesterase-like isoform X1, with protein MEEDDDKVCPLGGFIKQQQIRTKLEHQQQQKQIQNIAALEAAESIRPTQLVSNAFSDVELKSDQLMENVRLYGNFAAATSVNRNASVQSLQSVLTSSSASSMSSAVSSSSKTKFHSFLQSSAAATTQHSLSSNFSSLGTSASASDFHQALVASATKSSLASSVSTASLPVTGSQLVISPSFGKMLGEMEANSEFKMKKSLQMNRKISILSPGHLSIRSEQSKEERTSCYINAEMLDFDVENGQGSRSPLEGGSPAAAAAAGLVLQNLPQRRESFLYRSDSDFEMSPKSMSRNSSIASERTDKFSRLKEVEAPTITSTERTHMEDLIVTPFAQILASLRSVRSNLYSLTNVTPPKSKRNNVQVTPIPKAHTPGDESYVKLALDTVDELDWCLDQLETVQTHRSVSDMASLKFKRMLNKELSHLSESSKSGNQISEYICSTFLDKQQEVDIPYSRDDTDVLNPASLNRSRSPRSMGERMSQISGFKRPLMHTNSFTSDRLPMYGVDTPHESQLGQVLNIVDTWGIDIFKIETLSNNRPLTCIAFAIFQDRDILNTLMIPSKVFLAFMTTLEDHYVKDNPFHNSLHAADVAQSTHVLLNTPALENVFTPLEICAALFAACIHDVDHPGLTNQFLINSSSELAIMYNDESVLENHHLAVAFKLLQNEECDILRNVQKKQRQTFRKMVIDMVLSTDMSKHMTLLADLKTMVETKKVAGSGVLLLDNYTDRIQVLENLVHCADLSNPTKPLPLYKKWVSLLMEEFFQQGDKERAAGMDISPMCDRHNATIEKSQVGFIDYIVHPLWETWGDLVHPDAQDILDTLEENRDYYQSLIPPSPPALDDPEEKIRFQMTLEEESASENDEPNREEKS; from the exons ATGGAGGAGGACGACGATAAAGTGTGCCCATTGGGTGGGTTCATTAAGCAACAGCAAATTAGAACCAAGCTCGAGCACCAacagcagcaaaaacaaatccaAAACATAGCAGCCCTGGAAGCAGCCGAATCGATCCGACCGACTCAGCTCGTATCCAACGCCTTCTCCGATGTCGAACTGAAATCCGACCAACTGATGGAAAACGTTCGACTTTATGGAAATTTTGCAGCAGCAACAAGTGTGAATAGAAACGCAAGCGTACAATCACTTCAATCGGTACTGACTTCGTCATCTGCGTCGTCGATGTCCTCGGCGGTATCCTCGAGCAGCAAGACCAAGTTCCACAGTTTTCTGCAGAGCAGCGCCGCGGCAACGACGCAACATAGTCTTTCATCAAACTTTTCCAGTTTGGGAACTTCTGCTTCTGCTTCCGATTTCCACCAGGCCCTAGTCGCTTCGGCTACGAAGTCCTCGCTAGCAAGCTCTGTGTCTACAGCGTCTCTGCCGGTGACCGGATCTCAGCTTGTTATATCGCCGAGTTTTGGCAAAATGCTTGGTGAAATGGAGGCAAATAGCGAGTTCAAAATGAAGAAAAGTCTCCAAATGAATCGCAAAATATCCATCCTAAGTCCCGGCCACTTGAGCATCCGAAGTGAACAGTCCAAAGAAGAACGAACATCTTGTTACATAAACGCTGAAATGTTGGA CTTCGATGTCGAAAATGGCCAAGGTTCACGTTCACCGCTGGAAGGTGGATCACCAGCAGCCGCCGCTGCCGCCGGTTTGGTACTGCAGAATCTACCTCAACGAAGGGAATCTTTCCTGTATCGGTCCGATTCGGATTTCGAGATGTCGCCGAAGTCGATGTCTCGAAACTCCAGCATCGCCAGCGAAAG AACTGATAAATTTTCTAGACTCAAAGAAGTGGAGGCGCCAACGATCACTAGTACAGAAAGGAC ACATATGGAAGATCTCATCGTTACACCATTTGCGCAAATTCTGGCAAGCCTACGTTCGGTACGATCGAACCTCTACAGCTTGACAAATGTTACGCCGCCCAA ATCAAAACGAAACAATGTTCAAGTGACACCAATCCCGAAGGCACACACTCCCGGGGACGAGTCGTATGTGAAGCTGGCTTTGGATACGGTCGACGAGCTGGATTGGTGTCTGGATCAGCTCGAGACGGTGCAGACGCATCGCAGTGTTTCCGACATGGCATCCCTGAAG TTCAAACGGATGCTCAACAAAGAATTGTCACATCTTAGCGAATCAAGCAAATCCGGCAACCAAATCTCCGAGTATATTTGTTCAACGTTTTTAG ACAAACAGCAAGAGGTGGACATACCGTACAGCAGAGACGATACCGACGTGCTAAACCCTGCCTCTCTCAACCGGAGCCGGTCGCCGCGCAGCATGGGCGAGCGGATGTCGCAGATATCGGGCTTTAAGCGGCCACTGATGCACACCAACTCTTTCACCAGCGATCGTTTGCCAATGTACGGCGTGGACACGCCCCACGAGAGCCAGCTGGGACAGGTTCTCAACATTGTGGACACGTGGGGCATCGATATCTTCAAAATCGAAACTCTAAGCAACAATCGACCGCTGACCTGTATAGCTTTTGCTATCTTTCAG GACAGGGACATCTTGAACACTCTTATGATACCATCCAAAGTTTTTCTAGCGTTTATGACAACCTTAGAGGATCATTATGTTAAGGACAACCCATTTCACAACTCTCTGCACGCGGCGGATGTGGCCCAGAGCACGCACGTTCTGCTGAACACGCCGGCCCTGGAGAATGTTTTTACTCCGCTAGAGATCTGCGCAGCGCTGTTTGCTGCTTGTATCCACGATGTTGATCATCCTGGTTTAACCAATCAGTTTTTAATTAATTCGA GTTCAGAACTAGCAATTATGTACAATGACGAATCCGTACTAGAAAATCATCATTTAGCAGTTGCATTTAAACTCTTGCAAAATGAGGAGTGCGACATACTACGCAATGTACAGAA AAAGCAGCGtcaaacatttcgaaagatGGTTATTGATATGGTGCTATCAACGGACATGTCAAAGCATATGACCCTACTGGCTGATCTGAAAACGATGGTCGAAACTAAGAAAGTCGCCGGCTCTGGAGTGCTGCTGCTGGATAACTACACCGATAGGATACAG GTTTTGGAGAACTTGGTACACTGCGCCGATCTGAGCAATCCCACCAAACCGTTACCGTTGTACAAAAAATGGGTCTCACTGCTGATGGAGGAGTTTTTCCAGCAGGGCGACAAGGAGCGGGCAGCCGGCATGGACATCAGTCCGATGTGCGACCGCCACAATGCGACAATCGAGAAATCGCAGGTCGGCTTTATCGATTACATTGTGCACCCGCTGTGGGAAACCTGGGGAGACCTGGTGCATCCGGACGCCCAGGACATCCTGGACACGCTGGAGGAGA